The genomic interval TGGGGCGGGTCATGCGCTCCGCCGGCGGCGCTGGCGGGCACATTCGAACAGCATCAGGGCGGCGGCCGTGGCCACATTCAGGGAGTCCGCGCCGCGGGAAGCGTTCATGGGGATGCTCACGCTGTGGTCCGTCTGGCGCCACTGGGCGGGCAGCCCTTCGTGCTCGGTGCCCAGCAGCAGGGCCACCCGCCCGGTGAGGGGTGCGTCCCAGTACGCCCGGGGTGCGTCCGGCGTGCAGGCGAAGGTGGTGAACTGCCGCGCGGCCAGCCAGGCCTGAGCGTCGTGCTCAGTCATCACGGCGACCGGCAGGGTGAACACGCTGCCCTGCGAGGCGCGGATCACGTTCGGGCCGTACGGGTCCGCGCCGCGGCCCAGCACGATCACGCTGTCGGCGCCGGCAGCGTCCGCGCTGCGCAGGATCGCGCCGACATTGCCGGGTTTCTCCAGGCCGTGCAGCAGCACCGTGACCGCCTGCGGGCCGGGTTCGGGCAGCGTGACGCGTGGGGTGGGCGCCAGCGCGATCAGCCCGTCGGGGTTCTCACGGCCGCTCACCTTCCCGAAAGCGGCGCGGCTGAGCAGCGCGCCGGGCGCCTGAAGGGTGGGGGCCAGGCCGGCCGCCTCGGCGCTGTGCAGGTCCGGGGCGCTGTACACGGCGCTCAGCGACACGCCGCTGCTCACGGCGCGG from Deinococcus taeanensis carries:
- a CDS encoding TrmH family RNA methyltransferase codes for the protein MSAPEVITSLQNAHVKRLVRLRSRRDREQEGVIVIEGAREIARAVSSGVSLSAVYSAPDLHSAEAAGLAPTLQAPGALLSRAAFGKVSGRENPDGLIALAPTPRVTLPEPGPQAVTVLLHGLEKPGNVGAILRSADAAGADSVIVLGRGADPYGPNVIRASQGSVFTLPVAVMTEHDAQAWLAARQFTTFACTPDAPRAYWDAPLTGRVALLLGTEHEGLPAQWRQTDHSVSIPMNASRGADSLNVATAAALMLFECARQRRRRSA